The Erigeron canadensis isolate Cc75 chromosome 1, C_canadensis_v1, whole genome shotgun sequence genome segment aatcaacaacaacaaattcgCTGCATGAACCCTGTCTTAATTACTAGCTACACTTAATATAGATGCACGTTTGCTTGCTTTCATAAAATGGAGTAATTTTTATGTTGGTCTTATGTAATCtcaaattatcaaaatgaaATATCTGAGTTGATTGGATTGATATCGACTACTAATTCCATTATGTCAGATTCTCATATGTCTATTAATTTGTGTAGAATATTAGCCATATGACATAAGTCGGCGCAGTGGTCGAAGCAATAATCGATATATTCAGCACTAGTAATTAAGGTGCGTGTTGTCTGGATAGGGAAGGCGAATATGAAGGTCCTGTACATTAATATTCACTTATCTCATTCTATCCATTTAATCAAATTCCGGCTAACTACTCTGTTTAAAGGCCAAACGGAAAGAGTGCCACTCATCAATATACTGTCTAATTAAGACTTAAGATGGGTTTAACTGGGAAGAGGGTAGCCCAAATCAATATCAAAGGCAATGAAGATGTATTTCTTTACCTCATCAGATACGGGCCTTATGACGTGTCCAAGATATCCCCCGATAACGTTCTACGTTGTGAGTTGCATGAAGGTGAATGGGGTGCCACCGGTTCCATCATCAACTGGACCTATGGAAAACAGCAAGCTTCCAAACAAGTTATCGAGAAGGGAAAAAATCACTCACTATACGACCGACTGGAGGAGATCTGATGCAGATTTACAAAAGTTTTACGTACAGTAAACATTTAGGTTAACCAAGATGGTGAAAATAGCATCGTAACATGGACCTTTGTGTTTCAGAAGATGAGCGAAGTCGTCCCTGACCCAGATTTTCTTATGGATCTTGCGTCTAAGATCACTAAAGATACCGAATCTCACCAATTCCAGCTCCAGTGATCCTGATATTTCATGAAGTGATGGTGAAAGTCAGCCAGCAAGATAATAAAAATGGTTTGTACTTATGTTTATCTGAAAATGCTTTCATGATGTGAGTCATGAACTCAACTTCAAGTATATGTAATTAACATGAATAAGATTAACCAAAATGTGGTGATCGATTATATTGTTAGTTACATGTTTCTTAGAGCTAAAAGTTGATTGCAGCATACAGAATCGTTTTCGATGGATTTCCTTTTCAGCCAGATAATTACAGTACATATTAACAAAATTGACGGACTCTAACATTGTGGAGCATTAAACATTGGTACTTCAGAGGCATGAGGAAGTGAAACCAAAATCCTTTCatattgattgatatatatatatatatatatatcagaactTTTCTATAACCCAATTCATATCACCCTGTATACAAAAAAGGGAATCAAACATATGAACATACAAGAATATGTTTACAATGTTGGTTGCATCAAATTATAACTATTACGCAGTAGTACATCAAAAAATTAGCTTTGACTGTACAACATTACGGGAgttatatataagatattaatCTTCATTGATATCTGGCAGTATACTCTCCTATAGAGGCGTTACCACAAAAAAATCTCAGAggagtcaaaattaaaaaatctgtgaaatataaatataaaagggttcaaaatgttaaaaacctataaaaaatttgaaaatacatgacaaaaccTAAAATTTGAGGGGGCATTTGCTcccccatgtggtaccgcccGTGCTCTCCTAGTCTCCCATAATAGGCTTGCATCACGTCATAAACTAGGTGTAGAACTTACTctcaaaagctagctcaaaggagaaggggacacctaggcttataaaccaccaaccaatttCATACTTGACCGATGTGGGATCATGtcaaattatatactcgtatattttttgTCCAGTTGCAAATCGCCGACAATATATGCTACACACAACAGGACCCCGTATAAACTATGGAAGGCCATTTATCAAATACAGAATTCAAGTAACCCATAATCAAGTTGTTTACCAAAAGGAACTCCATTAATTCAACAGCATAGAACACATTATGAGAGATGTTGAAGGGGGCTGGTTGCTCCATTATATGCACGCTAATGGGGCAATTATTCAGGGGCAAATTTCACCATGCCAACTTTTTCACCAAATTTTTTATACACAAACACACAAAAGATAGTATATGATCAGTTGATAGTAGCCTCTTCCATGGATAGCAGTAGACAAATTAGAATGATAACCTCCAAGACTAGCTAGAGtgcattaaaaaatatatttatgatgCTTTTATGTAATCCTGATGTATTATTGGATATTATTCTTAACCGGGTTGATTCATTTGATCTTAAACTCCACCAAGCTAGCTAGAAACTATGAATACTAATTATTTGATGTTTTGTCATATACTCATGATATTCCTAGTTCTATTCTGTAGGAACATATTTGGCCTTAGTTAGAAGTTGGAGTATATTGGCATTTTAGGCAGTGGGCCAAAAGCAATTGACAATGGGATCTACTTTGTGCTGGATAACGAATTAAGGCGAATATGGAAGGTCCTCGGTCCCCTGCTTATACAGATGATGGATTGGCTTTGAAACTTGTAGATATTCTACATTAATAATATTCTCTTTTAATTTGCATTCTATCTGATCATGCAAATACCAACTAGTACTCCTATTTAAAGGCCAGAGGAAATGATCAGTTCATCACAAATATTTTTGCCTACATTCTTGTAGCTAGCTTAAAGAAGTGTGAGAAAAATGGGTGTAACTGGAAAAATGATCATCCAAGCAGATACCAAATGCAACGGAGATGTTGTTTACGAACTCTTAAGGTACAGGCCAAATGACTTGTCGATTGTAGCCCCTGATCACGTTCAAGGTTGCAATTTACATGAAGGCCAATGGGGTGCCATTGGATCCATCACCACCTATACCTATCTCATTGGtactattaatttattttgactACTGGATCCATATATCTATCTTAAATAGAAgaatatatgaaattaatttatatatgatcttgagtttatttattttccatccttcttataattaataatatataggtGGGAAGCCACAAGCTTCGAAAGTAGTTATTGAAGCCGCTGATGATAACAAAAAGTCAATAACATTCAGGGCAATTGGAGGAGAAACGATGCAGGTATACAAAAGCTTCAGATCGACTGCATATGTTAAGCAAAACGATGAAAAGAGTTTGGTGACATGGACCTTTGAGTATGAGAAGATGCGCGAAGGCATCCCTGACCCGGATGCACTTGTTGATATTACTTATAAGATTACTAATGCTATGGACTCTCTCCAGCTTCAACCCCAGTAGCAATGATATTTGACAACCATATATGAAGTGTTATATACGGTGGAAGTCTACAAGAAATATGCTACTTTATATATGATGACAATAAAAATGGTTTGCAAGTTACTTATATATGTatggtttcttttttattatgtttgtttaatgGTGATCGATGCATTTGTAATTTGTACTCAAAAGAATGCTACATTAGCAAGATTTTCATACCAAATCAGATAGCAATTAACATTCTTACAAGATTTTCAAGAGAACCCATTGATCAAAAGAAGAACAGAAGCTTTACTGATATTGAATAGtacttgaaacttgaaagtgtGCTTACAATACATGAAGCCTAAGCttttattcaaaaacaaaagaaacataatGCATTACTGACTGCTTCTGAATTAAATTACCGGAAATTGGATCATTCTTCATCCACCGCGGCCACTACAAAAACACAGCAAATGTACTCGTAACATAACGTTTGATTACCCAAAATTTGAACAAAAGAATTGAAGACATATGAAACTTAATTTTACCTTCCTGGAAAGATACAGTCACCGTGACCTGCAAAGATTAAAATGATCAGTAATCGTCGTACTGTACTACTGAGGTATAGAAAATGCACAATCTTGAAAGGATGGTAAACAGAACAAATGGTGAAATGGATGACTAACTTGGGTCAGTAGTAGTGATGGTAGCCACCCCATTGAAGTCACAGGTCCCTGCAGCCAAACTCATCTGATGATAGTATGCATCAAATGCGTAACTAGCATGAGCCACAACTGTGTCCGGCTTATGACACAGTTCACCCTCTAACAATGTTGAACAATTAACCTTCCCCGGTCCACAAGCCCAATCTAAAGCAGCCTGCAACATTTTCTTGTCAGCATTTTCTTTAGCGACACAAAAGGTCTTGCCAGTAGTGTCGTTCGCAAGCACAGACCCTGAATCAAATAATATGGCTACATTACCATTAATAATAGATACGATAATAGTAATGAGACTTGAtttttaatacgagtaatatatttgGTAGATTGTTTTTATAAATAGGAATCTTTCCATTCAGGCATTTATCCCTTTTATTTATCATGTAACCCTATATGAAACATATATCAAATCCATTATTTCCGGATacaagtttttcattttttaatctaccaaaaagttttataattgTAACATCAATAGTAATTAATTACTGGATCAGAAAATTAAATGAGatgcaaacaaaaaaaatttgaaaattaaaaattgctTCAATGGTCCCAAAACTGTCCAAAAAAAaaggagtaataataatattagtaaCATGGCCATGATTTTGCCTAGACTTGCATGTTGTAAGAATGTTGTGAAAAAAGAgtgaaatgatatatttatgttAGTAGAACACACCAATGAAAAGTAGACGAACTTTTTTGTTGACCTCAAAAGAGTGAGGAGTTGACCTTGGTCAGCTGAAACAGCCAAAGGAACAAGGAGAAGTGAAACAAAGAAGATATTGATGACCATTTGTGATATGATCTTGTATTCTTGAaccatatatatctaaaataatcTTCAAAGAACCATATATAATGGAAACTCACTCAGCCACAAGAAGTGTCTACATATGAATTATGAAGAGAAAAAGTTAAGGGGTCTATAGTCTAGTGAGATCTTTGAtatacaaaatttcaaaaaaccaTTAAA includes the following:
- the LOC122609170 gene encoding glucan endo-1,3-beta-glucosidase 3-like isoform X2; translation: MVQEYKIISQMVINIFFVSLLLVPLAVSADQGQLLTLLRSTKKFVYFSLAALDWACGPGKVNCSTLLEGELCHKPDTVVAHASYAFDAYYHQMSLAAGTCDFNGVATITTTDPSHGDCIFPGSGRGG
- the LOC122609170 gene encoding glucan endo-1,3-beta-glucosidase 3-like isoform X1, whose translation is MVQEYKIISQMVINIFFVSLLLVPLAVSADQGSVLANDTTGKTFCVAKENADKKMLQAALDWACGPGKVNCSTLLEGELCHKPDTVVAHASYAFDAYYHQMSLAAGTCDFNGVATITTTDPSHGDCIFPGSGRGG
- the LOC122609163 gene encoding kirola-like, which produces MGVTGKMIIQADTKCNGDVVYELLRYRPNDLSIVAPDHVQGCNLHEGQWGAIGSITTYTYLIGGKPQASKVVIEAADDNKKSITFRAIGGETMQVYKSFRSTAYVKQNDEKSLVTWTFEYEKMREGIPDPDALVDITYKITNAMDSLQLQPQ